One Chromatiaceae bacterium DNA segment encodes these proteins:
- the arsB gene encoding ACR3 family arsenite efflux transporter, with product MSAQCEVAGKQAAGAPLNPFERWLTLWVALCILVGIGLGQFFPAPFQFLGRLEVAQVNLPVGVLIWVMIIPMLMKIDFGALGQVRSHWKGIGVTLFINWAVKPFSMALLAWVFIRQVFAPWLPVEQLDSYVAGLILLAAAPCTAMVFVWSRLTGGDPYFTLSQVALNDAIMIVAFAPIVALLLGLSAIVVPWATLLTSVVLYILIPVVLAQVWRYWLLQQGQARFDATLATLGHASIVALLLTLVLLFAFQGEQIIKQPLIIAMLAVPILIQVFFNSSLAYWLNRQVGEQHSVACPSALIGASNFFELAVAAAISLFGFQSGAALATVVGVLIEVPVMLLVVKVVNASKGWYEAGISSQSRGWS from the coding sequence TTGAGTGCCCAATGTGAAGTCGCCGGCAAACAGGCCGCTGGCGCTCCCCTGAATCCCTTTGAGCGCTGGCTAACCCTGTGGGTCGCGCTCTGCATCCTTGTCGGTATCGGGCTCGGCCAGTTCTTCCCCGCCCCCTTCCAGTTCCTGGGCCGGCTGGAGGTCGCCCAGGTCAATCTCCCGGTGGGGGTGCTCATCTGGGTGATGATCATCCCCATGCTGATGAAAATCGACTTCGGTGCCCTGGGCCAGGTCAGGTCCCATTGGAAGGGCATCGGCGTGACCCTCTTCATCAACTGGGCGGTCAAGCCCTTTTCGATGGCCCTGCTGGCTTGGGTCTTCATCCGTCAGGTCTTTGCCCCCTGGCTGCCGGTTGAGCAATTGGATAGCTATGTCGCCGGGCTGATCCTGCTGGCCGCCGCGCCCTGTACCGCCATGGTCTTCGTCTGGAGCCGGCTCACCGGCGGTGATCCTTATTTCACCCTGTCCCAGGTCGCCCTCAACGACGCCATCATGATCGTCGCCTTCGCGCCGATCGTGGCGCTGTTGCTCGGGCTCTCGGCGATCGTCGTGCCCTGGGCTACGCTCTTGACGTCGGTGGTGCTCTATATACTGATCCCGGTCGTCCTCGCCCAGGTTTGGCGCTACTGGTTGCTTCAACAGGGGCAGGCCCGCTTTGACGCCACTCTGGCGACCCTGGGCCACGCCTCCATCGTCGCCCTGCTGTTGACCCTGGTGTTGCTGTTCGCCTTCCAGGGCGAGCAAATCATCAAGCAACCCCTGATCATTGCCATGCTGGCGGTGCCGATCCTGATCCAGGTCTTTTTCAACTCATCCCTGGCCTATTGGCTGAACCGCCAGGTCGGCGAGCAACACAGCGTCGCCTGCCCTTCGGCCCTGATCGGCGCCAGCAACTTCTTCGAGTTGGCGGTGGCGGCGGCCATCAGTCTTTTCGGCTTTCAGTCCGGTGCCGCGCTCGCGACCGTCGTCGGGGTCCTGATCGAGGTGCCGGTGATGCTGCTGGTGGTCAAAGTGGTCAATGCCAGCAAGGGCTGGTACGAGGCAGGCATCTCTTCGCAATCAAGGGGATGGTCATGA
- a CDS encoding NAAT family transporter, with the protein MQHYLLGLFAVANNFPALAPFLALSMGLNRFQKLGLITLGSVGAFIIMTTSMLAGTAILGFFGITISAFQIAGGILLGGTGMSMLNAKGAGDVHGKEVERPAIDRSTLISTMIVPVTLPLTTGAGTISTVTVFAHEAVQAHADLFLFLAICAMTVIIFLIFLFAMSLMRFLGEVGMSVLIKVMGLFTLAIGVQFIVNGVTRIYPSLPGH; encoded by the coding sequence GTGCAGCACTACTTGTTGGGACTATTCGCGGTCGCGAACAACTTTCCCGCCCTGGCCCCCTTTCTCGCCCTCAGCATGGGCTTGAACCGGTTCCAGAAGCTGGGGCTGATCACCCTCGGCTCGGTGGGCGCCTTCATCATCATGACCACCAGCATGCTCGCCGGCACGGCGATCCTGGGCTTTTTCGGCATTACTATCAGTGCGTTCCAGATCGCTGGCGGTATCCTGCTGGGGGGCACCGGCATGAGCATGCTGAACGCCAAGGGGGCTGGCGATGTTCACGGCAAGGAGGTGGAGAGGCCCGCCATCGATCGCTCCACCCTGATCTCCACCATGATCGTGCCCGTGACCCTGCCCCTGACCACGGGTGCCGGCACTATTTCCACGGTCACTGTCTTTGCCCACGAGGCCGTCCAGGCCCACGCGGACCTCTTTCTCTTCCTGGCGATCTGCGCCATGACGGTCATCATCTTCCTCATCTTCCTGTTCGCCATGTCTCTGATGAGGTTCCTGGGCGAGGTGGGCATGAGTGTCCTGATCAAGGTGATGGGCCTCTTTACCCTGGCGATTGGCGTGCAGTTCATCGTTAACGGCGTCACCAGGATTTACCCCTCCCTGCCTGGCCATTGA
- a CDS encoding thioredoxin family protein — MAHPPQPTAAPRREITMKYRTTLLRLMAVVALIGGGMAMQHWVGNRQPAETAAVAPPHPEVAVAARLPTLMEFGMESCASCRAMQGQLDKLRARHPETLRVVTVNLKEQRALADQWRIRAMPTQILLDAEGQEIDRHLGFITAEAIRARFATAGLSLDGPEGLAP, encoded by the coding sequence ATGGCTCACCCTCCCCAACCCACCGCCGCCCCCCGGCGGGAGATCACCATGAAGTACCGGACCACCCTCCTCAGGCTCATGGCCGTCGTCGCCCTGATCGGCGGTGGCATGGCCATGCAGCACTGGGTTGGCAATCGCCAGCCCGCGGAAACCGCGGCGGTAGCGCCGCCCCACCCCGAAGTCGCCGTCGCGGCACGCCTGCCCACCCTGATGGAATTTGGCATGGAGAGCTGTGCCAGTTGCCGGGCGATGCAGGGCCAGCTCGATAAGCTGCGGGCCCGTCACCCCGAGACGCTGCGGGTGGTCACGGTCAACCTGAAGGAACAGCGGGCGCTGGCCGACCAGTGGCGCATTCGCGCCATGCCGACGCAAATCCTGCTGGATGCCGAGGGCCAGGAAATCGATCGGCACTTGGGCTTCATCACCGCCGAGGCCATCCGCGCGCGCTTTGCCACCGCCGGCCTATCCTTGGACGGTCCCGAGGGGCTCGCCCCATGA
- a CDS encoding arsenate reductase ArsC, which produces MNSNVLFVCSGNSCRSQMAEGWLRALSAGRIATNSAGISPHGQNPRAIAVMAEAGVDISGQSSKELTQEHLDWADRVITVCGDAEETCPLLPPGTRKEHWPLPDPARATGSEEEILAVFRASRDDIHRRVADLLVRLNH; this is translated from the coding sequence ATGAATTCCAACGTCTTATTTGTCTGTTCGGGCAACTCCTGCCGTTCGCAGATGGCCGAGGGCTGGCTGCGGGCCTTGAGCGCGGGCCGCATCGCGACCAACTCCGCAGGCATCAGTCCCCATGGCCAGAACCCACGGGCTATTGCCGTCATGGCCGAGGCCGGAGTGGATATCTCCGGACAGTCGTCCAAGGAACTGACCCAGGAGCACCTGGATTGGGCCGATCGGGTTATCACCGTCTGTGGGGATGCGGAGGAGACCTGCCCCCTGCTGCCACCCGGGACCCGCAAGGAGCATTGGCCCCTCCCAGACCCGGCCAGGGCCACCGGCAGTGAAGAGGAGATCCTGGCGGTGTTTCGTGCCAGCCGGGATGACATCCACCGCCGCGTCGCCGATCTGCTCGTTCGCCTCAACCACTAA
- a CDS encoding ArsJ-associated glyceraldehyde-3-phosphate dehydrogenase: MTIRIGINGFGRMGKLGFRAGWGSQEFEIVHVNEIKGDAACQAHLLEFDSVHGRWYKDQISSRPDALIVAGQEVGFSMGATLEEIDWGAKGIDILVECTGRFKTAEALQPLFDQGVKKVVVSAPVPDPALNLVYGVNDHLYDPAVHDIVTAASCTTNCLAPVVQVMHEKIGILRGSMTTIHDITNTQTIVDRGHKDLRRARALGQSLIPTTTGSAKAITKIFPELTGKLNGHAVRVPLLNASLTDFVFEAARPVTAEEVNALFKEAAAGELKDILGYEERPLVSVDFKGDPRSSIVDALSTMVIDNTQVKIYAWYDNEWGYVNRMMDITRKLARML; the protein is encoded by the coding sequence ATGACGATTCGTATTGGCATCAACGGTTTTGGTCGCATGGGCAAACTGGGCTTCCGCGCCGGCTGGGGGAGTCAGGAGTTTGAGATCGTCCACGTCAACGAGATCAAGGGCGATGCCGCCTGTCAGGCCCACCTGCTGGAATTCGACTCGGTTCATGGTCGCTGGTACAAGGACCAGATCAGTTCCCGCCCCGACGCCCTCATCGTCGCTGGCCAGGAGGTCGGCTTTAGCATGGGCGCCACCCTCGAAGAGATCGACTGGGGCGCCAAGGGCATCGATATCCTGGTGGAGTGCACCGGGCGCTTCAAGACCGCGGAGGCCCTCCAGCCCCTATTTGATCAGGGCGTGAAGAAGGTGGTGGTGTCCGCCCCGGTGCCCGATCCGGCCCTGAACCTCGTCTATGGGGTCAACGACCACCTCTACGACCCGGCGGTGCATGACATCGTCACCGCCGCCTCCTGCACCACCAACTGCCTGGCGCCGGTGGTCCAGGTCATGCACGAGAAGATTGGCATCCTGCGCGGTAGCATGACTACCATCCACGACATCACCAATACCCAAACCATCGTGGATCGTGGCCACAAGGACCTGCGCCGGGCCCGCGCCCTGGGGCAATCCCTGATCCCCACCACCACCGGCTCCGCCAAGGCCATCACCAAGATCTTTCCCGAACTCACCGGTAAGCTCAACGGCCACGCCGTGCGCGTGCCCCTGCTCAACGCCTCCCTCACCGACTTCGTGTTCGAGGCGGCCAGGCCGGTGACGGCGGAGGAGGTCAATGCCCTCTTTAAGGAGGCCGCCGCCGGCGAACTCAAGGATATTCTGGGTTACGAGGAGCGACCCCTGGTCTCCGTTGATTTCAAGGGCGATCCGCGCTCCTCCATCGTCGATGCCCTCTCGACCATGGTCATCGATAACACCCAGGTCAAGATCTACGCCTGGTACGACAACGAGTGGGGCTATGTGAACCGCATGATGGATATCACCCGCAAGCTGGCGCGGATGCTGTAG
- the arsD gene encoding arsenite efflux transporter metallochaperone ArsD yields MNKLEIFEPAMCCSTGVCGVEVDPVLVQFSADLHWLAGQGVAVSRYNLSQNPGEFAVNPLVLQELAAGMERLPLTLVDGHIVAIGAYLSRDQLLQKLALPPTATATAPPTKPHLKIPVSGCCTPGSGCC; encoded by the coding sequence ATGAACAAACTCGAAATCTTTGAACCCGCCATGTGCTGCTCCACGGGCGTATGCGGTGTCGAGGTCGATCCCGTGCTGGTCCAATTCAGTGCCGACCTGCACTGGCTGGCGGGGCAGGGGGTCGCAGTCAGCCGCTACAACCTGTCCCAAAATCCTGGGGAATTCGCGGTCAATCCGCTGGTGCTCCAGGAGTTGGCGGCTGGGATGGAGCGGCTGCCCCTGACCCTGGTCGACGGGCATATTGTCGCAATCGGCGCCTATCTATCGCGGGACCAGTTGCTCCAGAAACTGGCTTTACCGCCAACAGCTACGGCAACGGCCCCCCCGACCAAGCCCCACCTCAAAATCCCCGTCAGCGGTTGCTGCACCCCCGGCAGCGGGTGCTGCTGA
- the arsJ gene encoding organoarsenical effux MFS transporter ArsJ, with product MDAALRTYLVVTGAYWGFTLTDGAIHMLVVLHFHNQGFTPLEIAFLFLLYEVFGIITNGMGGWIASHVGLNRTMVAGGFLQVLALGMLAVDPAWLTVTYVMTAMALSGIAKDLNKMSAKSSVKTVVPKGADAETRLFKYVAILTGSKNTLKGVGFFLGGLLLYTVGFRWALAGMATSLFVLYVYVAWALPSGLGTTKVKAKISQIFSKTREINVLSGARFFLFGSRDVWFVVGLPVFLASVTGWNHLEVGGFLALWVVAYGFVQAGAPALLRQGHGGKGPQGKSARNWALLLAIFPAGIALALMNGLDPALSLIIGLFAFGAVFAINSAVHSYLILAYSDQDKVAMNVGFYYMANAAGRLTGTVLSGWVYQTHSLEGCLWVSTAFVLAAALISFMLPPVKGEELEVKPAT from the coding sequence ATGGATGCCGCCCTGCGCACCTACCTGGTCGTCACCGGCGCCTATTGGGGCTTCACCCTGACGGACGGGGCCATCCACATGCTGGTGGTCCTGCACTTCCACAATCAGGGTTTCACCCCCCTGGAGATCGCCTTTCTGTTTCTCCTCTACGAGGTGTTCGGCATCATCACCAACGGCATGGGGGGCTGGATCGCCTCCCATGTCGGCCTCAACCGCACCATGGTCGCGGGCGGCTTCCTCCAGGTCCTGGCCCTGGGCATGCTGGCGGTGGACCCGGCCTGGTTGACCGTCACCTATGTCATGACCGCCATGGCCCTGTCCGGTATCGCCAAGGACCTCAACAAGATGAGCGCCAAGTCCAGCGTCAAGACGGTGGTGCCCAAGGGGGCGGACGCCGAGACGCGGCTCTTCAAGTACGTGGCCATCCTCACCGGGTCGAAAAACACCCTCAAGGGCGTCGGCTTCTTCCTGGGGGGGCTGCTGCTCTACACGGTAGGCTTCCGGTGGGCCCTGGCGGGCATGGCGACGTCCCTTTTTGTCCTCTATGTTTATGTCGCCTGGGCCTTGCCGTCCGGGCTGGGGACGACCAAGGTCAAGGCCAAGATCAGCCAGATCTTTTCCAAGACCCGGGAGATCAACGTCCTTTCCGGGGCGCGCTTCTTCCTGTTTGGCTCGCGGGATGTCTGGTTCGTGGTGGGCCTGCCGGTCTTCCTGGCCTCGGTGACCGGCTGGAACCATCTGGAAGTTGGCGGCTTCCTGGCCCTCTGGGTAGTGGCTTATGGCTTCGTCCAGGCGGGGGCACCGGCCCTGCTGCGCCAGGGCCATGGCGGCAAGGGACCTCAGGGTAAGAGCGCGCGCAACTGGGCCCTGCTCCTGGCGATCTTCCCGGCGGGCATCGCCCTGGCCCTGATGAATGGCCTTGATCCCGCCCTGTCGCTGATCATCGGCCTCTTTGCCTTCGGCGCCGTCTTCGCCATCAACTCCGCCGTCCATTCCTACCTGATCCTGGCCTACTCGGACCAGGACAAGGTGGCCATGAACGTCGGCTTCTACTATATGGCCAATGCGGCGGGCCGATTGACCGGGACGGTGCTGTCCGGCTGGGTCTATCAGACCCATAGCCTGGAGGGCTGCCTCTGGGTGTCTACCGCCTTTGTCCTGGCGGCGGCGCTGATTTCCTTCATGCTCCCGCCGGTGAAGGGGGAGGAACTGGAAGTCAAGCCGGCAACCTGA
- the arsA gene encoding arsenical pump-driving ATPase yields the protein MAIPDARTRHLFFTGKGGVGKTSLACATGLALADAGCRVLIVSTDPASNLDEVLGVALGQIPTAIPDATGLFALNIDPEAAAHDYRERMVAPYRGLLPAAAITSMEEQFSGACTLEIAAFDEFSKLLGAPEATAGFDHVIFDTAPTGHTLRLLTLPSAWSEFIDSTTGGASCLGPLAGLEQQQALYTATVAQLVDPARTTLVLVSRPETAALREAERTREELAALGVGNLHLALNGVLAVAETDDAIADAMMRRGAAALAALPAGLAALPATVTPLLPLGTLGLDALRQMANPARVQPSSAEQDTDCPLPGPLSLLVDELAQAGRGVILTMGKGGVGKTTLAAAIAVALARRGHPVHLSTTDPAAHVAEALGESLPGLSVGRIDPVAEVAAYQAEVLAKAAANLDPNGRAMLAEDLRSPCTEEIAVFRAFARAVDGGQDGFVVLDTAPTGHTILLLDAAEAYHREVSRTQGDLPEAVRQLLPRLRDPVFTRVLVVTLPEATPVHEAERLQQDLRRAGIEPFGWVINQSLLASGTHHPLLRQRGLAEAPFISQVATTLSQRCVLVSWRSEPPVGVRGLEQLTQAAVS from the coding sequence ATGGCTATCCCGGACGCCCGCACCCGCCACCTCTTCTTCACCGGCAAGGGCGGCGTCGGCAAGACCTCGCTCGCCTGTGCCACCGGCCTGGCGCTCGCCGATGCCGGGTGCCGGGTGCTGATCGTCAGCACCGATCCCGCCTCCAATCTGGATGAGGTGCTGGGGGTGGCGCTGGGTCAGATCCCGACGGCCATTCCCGACGCAACCGGACTCTTCGCGCTCAACATCGATCCCGAGGCCGCCGCGCACGACTACCGGGAGCGGATGGTCGCACCCTATCGCGGCCTCCTGCCCGCCGCGGCCATTACCAGTATGGAGGAACAGTTCTCCGGCGCTTGTACCCTGGAGATCGCCGCCTTCGATGAGTTTTCCAAACTGCTCGGTGCGCCGGAGGCTACGGCCGGGTTCGATCATGTCATTTTCGACACCGCTCCCACCGGCCATACCCTGCGCCTGCTGACCCTGCCCTCGGCCTGGAGCGAGTTCATCGACTCCACCACCGGCGGCGCCTCCTGTCTCGGTCCGCTGGCCGGGCTGGAACAACAGCAGGCGCTCTATACCGCAACGGTGGCCCAACTCGTCGACCCGGCGCGGACCACCCTGGTGTTGGTCAGCCGCCCGGAGACCGCCGCCCTGCGCGAGGCCGAGCGCACCCGCGAGGAACTGGCGGCGCTGGGGGTGGGCAATCTGCATCTGGCGCTCAATGGCGTCCTGGCCGTGGCCGAGACCGACGATGCCATCGCCGACGCCATGATGCGCCGCGGCGCCGCGGCGCTGGCCGCGCTGCCTGCCGGGCTCGCCGCCCTGCCGGCGACCGTTACCCCGCTCCTGCCACTGGGCACGCTGGGGCTCGATGCCCTGCGTCAGATGGCAAATCCAGCGCGGGTCCAGCCGTCGAGCGCCGAGCAGGACACCGACTGCCCCCTGCCGGGGCCCTTGTCATTGCTGGTGGACGAGCTGGCCCAGGCCGGACGCGGCGTCATCCTGACCATGGGCAAGGGCGGCGTCGGCAAGACCACGCTGGCGGCGGCGATCGCTGTCGCGCTGGCCCGTCGCGGTCATCCGGTGCATTTGTCCACCACGGACCCGGCCGCCCATGTGGCCGAGGCCCTTGGTGAATCCCTACCTGGCCTGAGCGTCGGTCGCATCGACCCGGTGGCCGAGGTCGCCGCCTATCAGGCCGAAGTGCTGGCCAAGGCCGCCGCTAACCTCGACCCCAACGGCCGGGCCATGCTGGCAGAGGACCTGCGCTCGCCCTGTACCGAGGAGATCGCGGTCTTCCGCGCTTTCGCCCGTGCGGTGGATGGCGGTCAGGACGGCTTCGTGGTGCTCGATACCGCGCCCACCGGCCACACCATCCTGCTCCTCGATGCCGCCGAGGCCTACCATCGCGAGGTCTCGCGCACCCAGGGCGACCTGCCCGAGGCGGTGCGCCAACTGCTGCCGCGCCTGCGCGATCCCGTCTTCACCCGGGTACTGGTCGTTACCCTGCCCGAGGCGACACCGGTCCATGAGGCCGAGCGTCTGCAACAGGACCTGCGTCGCGCCGGGATCGAGCCCTTCGGCTGGGTCATCAACCAGAGCCTGCTGGCCAGCGGCACCCACCACCCGCTGCTGCGCCAGCGCGGCCTGGCCGAGGCCCCCTTTATCAGCCAGGTGGCTACGACACTCAGCCAGCGGTGCGTCTTGGTTTCCTGGCGGTCCGAGCCGCCCGTCGGGGTGCGCGGCCTGGAACAGTTGACCCAAGCGGCGGTCTCTTGA
- a CDS encoding polyphosphate kinase 2 family protein, which yields MKIDKFRIVPGAKVKLGKIDPADTGDYKNHADAAQRQEELLVKMRELQAKLYATKTNALVIVLQGLDAAGKDGVVSHVMSGLNPEGTRVASFKQPTAEEAAHDFLWRVHPHAPAKGDIVIFNRSHYEDVLVVRVHQLVPKVVWKSRYEHIRNFEHLLAAGNDTTVLKFYLHISREAQLARFKVRLDEPDHEWKISKTDYAERELWDEYTAAFEEAIAQTSTAEAPWFVIPSDNKWFRDLAISEVIVAAIEGMNLQLPKTEVDLEVIKQDYAKALSEESPENQKKIAKLVRKKEKSLKQAG from the coding sequence ATGAAAATAGACAAATTTCGGATCGTCCCCGGCGCCAAGGTCAAGCTCGGCAAGATCGACCCCGCGGACACGGGTGACTATAAGAACCATGCCGATGCGGCCCAACGCCAGGAGGAACTCCTCGTCAAGATGCGCGAACTCCAGGCCAAGCTCTACGCGACCAAGACCAACGCCCTGGTGATCGTCCTGCAAGGGCTGGATGCGGCGGGCAAGGACGGGGTGGTCAGCCATGTCATGTCCGGCCTCAACCCCGAGGGGACGCGCGTCGCCTCCTTCAAGCAGCCCACCGCCGAGGAGGCCGCCCACGATTTTCTCTGGCGCGTCCACCCCCATGCCCCCGCCAAGGGGGACATCGTCATCTTCAACCGGTCGCATTACGAGGATGTCCTGGTCGTCCGGGTCCACCAGTTAGTGCCTAAGGTCGTCTGGAAGTCGCGCTACGAACATATTCGCAACTTCGAACACCTCCTCGCCGCGGGCAACGACACCACGGTCCTCAAGTTCTATCTGCATATCTCCCGCGAGGCCCAGCTCGCCCGCTTCAAGGTCCGCCTCGACGAGCCGGATCATGAGTGGAAAATCAGCAAGACGGACTATGCGGAGCGGGAGCTCTGGGACGAATACACGGCGGCTTTCGAGGAGGCCATCGCCCAGACCAGCACGGCGGAGGCGCCCTGGTTCGTGATCCCCTCGGACAATAAGTGGTTCCGCGACCTGGCTATCTCGGAGGTCATCGTCGCCGCCATCGAGGGGATGAATCTGCAACTCCCCAAGACCGAGGTGGATTTGGAGGTGATCAAGCAGGATTACGCCAAGGCCCTGTCGGAGGAATCTCCCGAGAACCAGAAAAAGATCGCCAAGCTGGTCAGGAAAAAGGAAAAGAGCCTCAAGCAAGCCGGCTGA
- a CDS encoding Na/Pi cotransporter family protein, whose product MPPLNALVLGLGLFFIGLHLVGDNLKALSGGRFRDGIARTTRRPLPRLALGLASGALMQSATAVTFICVSLVAAELLTANAASLVIVWSNVGLTVLAFVATLDIHPAVAFLVGGAGIVMGVVRNRSWQTVASVLIGIGLILFGLEQMSAGAAPLKDEPWFRDAIGLAVSSPPLAFLSGILVASILQSNSGATMMIITLANAGALDLPDAALMIYGTNLGAITLRLMLATGLRGQALRLVRMEDFFCLLGGGLMVGLYYLEQAGIPLVLALSGEISAATDKRLAILFLLSNLIPALVISPLIPLVTRLLKKIWPSEAPDVPGAPKFLNTQALNDAATALALIRKELARLLRMVTGEPGAPRDASEDSGPSANFEKLSNAIETFASQLASRAPMSEGDAFKLHALRGALSGIRHLEEAARLFVARAQIPGVIAPDQRQGLDNSLLELLGAMAKAMDDDDIAAITAIRDRTKIHGDFMAEIRQQLGPPSGGSLDQSALFVDFEFVAWALHHLTKILVRLEAPRQPPAPG is encoded by the coding sequence ATGCCCCCCCTTAACGCCCTTGTCCTCGGTCTGGGGCTCTTTTTTATCGGCCTGCATCTGGTCGGCGATAACCTCAAAGCCCTGAGTGGTGGCCGGTTCCGCGATGGCATCGCCCGGACGACGCGCCGCCCCCTGCCCCGCCTGGCCCTAGGCCTGGCCTCGGGGGCCCTGATGCAGAGCGCCACCGCAGTCACCTTTATCTGCGTGAGCCTGGTCGCGGCGGAATTGCTGACGGCGAATGCCGCCAGCCTGGTCATCGTCTGGTCGAATGTCGGATTGACGGTCCTCGCCTTCGTCGCCACCCTGGACATTCACCCGGCGGTGGCCTTCCTCGTCGGTGGGGCGGGGATCGTGATGGGGGTGGTGCGGAATCGCTCCTGGCAGACGGTGGCGAGCGTCCTGATCGGCATCGGCCTCATTCTCTTCGGCCTGGAACAAATGAGCGCGGGGGCGGCGCCCCTCAAGGACGAGCCCTGGTTCCGCGATGCCATCGGCCTGGCTGTCTCCTCCCCGCCCCTCGCCTTCCTGAGCGGCATCCTGGTGGCGTCCATCCTCCAATCCAATTCGGGCGCGACCATGATGATCATTACCCTGGCCAATGCCGGGGCACTGGACTTGCCGGATGCCGCGCTGATGATCTATGGGACCAATCTGGGGGCCATCACCCTGCGGCTCATGCTCGCCACCGGCCTGCGGGGTCAGGCCCTCCGGCTGGTGCGGATGGAGGACTTCTTCTGCCTCCTTGGTGGCGGCCTCATGGTCGGGCTCTATTACCTGGAACAGGCGGGCATCCCCCTGGTCTTGGCCCTGTCCGGGGAGATCTCGGCGGCGACGGATAAGCGCCTGGCCATCCTGTTTCTGCTCTCGAATCTGATCCCCGCGCTGGTGATATCGCCCCTCATCCCCCTGGTCACCCGGCTTCTGAAGAAAATCTGGCCCAGCGAGGCGCCCGATGTACCCGGGGCGCCTAAGTTTCTGAACACCCAGGCGCTCAATGATGCCGCCACCGCCCTGGCCCTGATCCGCAAGGAACTGGCGCGGCTGCTGCGGATGGTGACGGGGGAGCCGGGGGCCCCGCGGGATGCCTCCGAGGATTCCGGGCCCTCGGCCAACTTCGAAAAGCTGTCGAACGCGATCGAGACATTCGCCAGCCAGCTCGCCTCCCGCGCCCCCATGAGCGAGGGCGATGCCTTCAAGCTCCACGCCCTGCGCGGTGCCCTCAGTGGCATCCGCCACCTGGAGGAAGCCGCGCGCCTCTTTGTCGCCCGCGCCCAAATCCCGGGCGTCATCGCCCCCGACCAGCGCCAGGGATTGGATAACAGCCTCCTGGAATTGCTGGGTGCCATGGCCAAGGCCATGGACGACGACGATATCGCCGCCATCACCGCCATCCGTGATCGCACCAAGATCCATGGCGACTTCATGGCGGAGATTCGCCAGCAACTGGGCCCACCATCCGGCGGGTCCCTCGATCAAAGCGCCCTCTTCGTGGATTTCGAATTCGTCGCCTGGGCCCTGCACCACCTCACCAAGATCCTGGTGCGCCTGGAGGCCCCGCGGCAGCCACCGGCTCCCGGCTAG
- a CDS encoding tyrosine-protein phosphatase has translation MSHPYDKLTLANGGTLIFTPCPGTKDTTLDDAVLTLKEAGAQALITLMPADEMTKFAAASLPGCCADYGISWFHLPVEDDQAPDERFAGAFATHKEALLSLLEQQGTLAIHCRGGSGRTGFMAAILLRESGLPWDEVVRQVQGLRPHALKMPVHLDYLAQTYP, from the coding sequence ATGTCTCATCCCTACGATAAGTTGACCCTCGCCAACGGTGGCACCCTCATCTTCACCCCTTGCCCCGGAACCAAGGACACTACCCTGGATGATGCGGTCCTGACCCTGAAGGAAGCGGGTGCCCAGGCCCTCATTACGCTGATGCCGGCGGACGAAATGACAAAATTCGCCGCTGCTTCCTTGCCTGGCTGTTGCGCCGATTACGGTATCTCATGGTTCCACCTGCCCGTGGAAGACGATCAGGCCCCGGATGAGCGCTTCGCGGGCGCCTTCGCCACCCATAAAGAGGCTCTGCTGTCCTTGCTGGAGCAGCAGGGGACCCTCGCCATTCACTGCCGGGGCGGCTCGGGCCGTACCGGCTTCATGGCGGCTATCTTGCTCCGCGAGTCCGGCCTGCCCTGGGACGAGGTCGTGCGCCAGGTCCAGGGCTTGCGGCCCCACGCCTTGAAAATGCCCGTGCATCTGGACTACCTGGCACAAACTTATCCCTGA